Genomic window (Candidatus Obscuribacterales bacterium):
CCATCACTTTCATCGCAATCCCCAGCAGCAGTCTCAGTTTTGCTACTACAGCCATCTGCTGCACTGTGGCGGTACCTTTGCCGCAGAACTCACCCAGCAGGTGCTGACAGACTTGGTGGACAGTGGTTTATTTCTCGGTCGCGATCAGCGGGCTCTAGAAATTCTTTGCCGAGAGCTATCCTGGAAAACGACCATGGGAGCCATGCGGTAGCGCCGGTAGACAGATCGAGCCCACACCGGTTCCAGGGCCGTGCTTCACCCATGAAAATCGAGAACTCCCCACGTATCTCCCCACGTATCATCGTGGATGGGCGTGGAGAGCGTGTAACGTTTGAATTCTAAGTAACTTGAGGATTATTGTATGACTCGCGCCATTATGGAAACGGCTAAGGGCACCATTACGATTGAGTTTTTTGATGCAGATGCTCCCAATACCGTGGCGAATTTCGTCAAGCTGTCGGAGGATGGATTCTACGACGGTCTGTCCTTCCACCGCGTCATTCCTGATTTTATGATTCAGGGCGGTTGCCCCAAGGGCACAGGTACCGGTGGCCCAGGCTACGAAATTAAGTGCGAAATTAACTCCAACAAGCATATGGCGGGTTCCCTGTCCATGGCGCACCGTGGGCGCGATACGGGCGGCAGCCAGTTCTTTATTTGCCATTCTCCCCAGCCTCACTTGGATGGTGTGCATACTGTGTTTGGCCAAACCCAGGATATGGATGTGGTCAACGCCATTCGCCAAGGTGATAAAATTCTGTCCGTCAAAATTGAAAAGTAGGGCCACATATCCTCAATTCACAGTATTCTCAATGGACAGGATGGTGATGGGCATCGAGTAGATGGTGGGCGATCGCATCAGCCGAATCCATGGACTACCCGGCTCGGTCCAGGTGTGGCCCATCCTGTCCTAAACGACGACTGATGGAAACGTGGGCTTGCATCAAGGGGAAGGAGAACCTATGGCAGCATGGCAGGTGATTTCAGGGGGAGTCACGGCTCCGAAGGGGTATCGTGCATCAGGGATTGTTGCTGGTATGAAGCCTTCTGGATTACCCGATCTGGCGCTGATTGTGTCTGATGTGGAGGCGATCGCTGCCGGAGTGTTTACTACAAGCTGCGTGCGGGCAGCCTGTGTAGACTATTGTCGTCAACTCCTAGAGGCCAAGCCAGCAGCGCGGGCAATTTTGTGCAACTCGGGGCAGGCCAATGCTGGCACCGGTAGCCAGGGCTGGGACGATGCGATCGCCAGTGCCCAAGCGGTGGCCCAAGTGTTGGGCTGTGAGGCTGATGCGGTACTGCTGGCCTCCACGGGGGTCATTGGGCAGCGCATCAAGATGGAGCAGTTGCAGGCTGGCGTGCCGAAGGTAGCCGCGCAGCTTTCTGAAACCGGTTCCGACCAAGCTGCCTTGGCGATTATGACCACCGATCTGGTGCCCAAGGTTTGCGCGTTAGAAACCCAGGTGGGCGATCGCCCCGTGCGTATGGGCGGCATTGCCAAAGGATCGGGCATGATCCACCCCAACATGGCTACCATGCTCAGTTTTATCACCTGTGATGCCACGGTCTCTCCCCACATTTGGCAAGAGATGCTGGGGCGGGCGGTGGATAAAAGCTTTAACCAAATTACGGTGGATGGCGATACGAGCACCAACGATTGTGTGATAGCCCTGGCCAATGGTCAATCGCGTACGCCCGCGATCACCACCCTGAATGCAGAGGCAGAAACCCTAGAAGCCATGCTGACGGAAGTTTGTATGACCCTGGCGAAGGCGATCGTGCGGGATGGCGAGGGGGCAACCTGCCTCGTGGAAGTGACGGTGAGCGGGGCGAGCAGTGATGAAGCGGCGCGCAAAATTGCCCGCACCATTGCCGGTTCCTCCCTAGTGAAATCAGCCATTTTTGGTCGAGATCCCAACTGGGGACGAATTGCAGCGGCAGCTGGCCGTGCAGGCGTGTCCTTCAACCAAGATGATCTGCGCATTAGCCTCGGCGACACCCTATTGCTAGACTATGGGCAACCGCTACCCTTCGACCGGGCTGCCGCCAGTGCCTACTTGACGGCGGCGGCGGAAAGTGCCGACCCTGATGCCAATACCGTCCATATCAACGTAGGAGTAGGAACCGGTGCAGGACATGGGGTGGCTTGGGGATGTGACCTCAGCTACGACTATGTCAAGATTAATGCTGAATACACCACCTAACCTGAATTGATGTGTGCTTTTCTGCCCAGATGTCCACCAGTGTAGCCGTCTGGTGGTAGAACTGTATAAGCCTTTTACCCAACTACCCGGCCATCATGGATCTGCAAGCGATCGCCAGTGGGCAAGTCACCTACACCGTCACTCAACTGCGGAGCAACACGGCTCTGGTGCGCTCCCTTCAGAGCGCGTTGAACTTAATGGGCTTCCCAGTCGGCCCATCCGATGGACTATGGGGCTCTCGTACCGAAGCAGCCTATCGGGAGTTTACCGACTACTTTGGGTTTCGCCCCAATGAGTTATCGCCTCGGGTCGCTCGGTTTATCATCAATTCAACCGGGATGCAGCCCGCTCCACCACCTGCTCCGCCCGCGCCGCCACCGCCGGCCCCGCCGCCACCCGCGCCGCCACCGCCGGCCCCACCGACGGGAAATCATTTCACTGAAGCCCTACAGTTTTCCCTGCGCTGGGAAGGTGGCTTTGTGGATCACCCGGCGGATATTGGTGGTGCGACCAATAAAGGGGTGACGACGGGAACCTACAACGAGTATCGTCGTCGTAAGGGGTTGCCAACCCAGAGTGTGCGGTTGATCACTCAGACAGAAGTGGAAGATATTTATCGCAGCATGTATTGGACGCCCTCCAACAGTCAGTTGATGGTGCGCCCTTTAGCCATTGTGCATTTTGACACGGCAGTTAACTTTGGGGTGGGTGGGGCTACGCTCTTCCTGCAGGAAACCCTAGGCGTGCCTGCAGATGGCGGCTTTGGCCCCATCACCCGCGGTGCCCTCGATCGCTCGAATACGGCGGCTACTGCTCGGCGCTATGTGCAAAACCGCATTGATTATCGCTACCTACGGGTACGGCAAAATCCCAGCCAAAGTGTGTTCCTTAATGGTTGGCTGAATCGCGACAATGACTTGATGAATTACATCTCTAGGATGTAGGAGCCCTGTAGGGCTGTGGCAGGAGGATAAAAGGATAGATTAAAGGGCTGCGCTGACCCTAAGGTAAACAACAGGTTGCCCTTAGGGTTACGTCAGTTTGTCCAGCATTGCTGGGAGCGATCGCCCCCGCTAGCGTTTCGCCTAAGACAACGAAGGTTCGATCGCCAGTTCCTGACAAGCTGCTACCCCAAGACTCGGCGTAGCACGGTAGGCGTCGGTGGGGCTGTAGAGTTTGAGGGTGCGATCGCTGCCGATGAAATAGAGATAATCCACATTGGGTGAGTATTTGAGGCCAACCCGTAAATTAGAGTAATCATCTTCACAGATTTCAAACCCAAATCTGACGATAATTTGGGCAACGAGGCATTCTGGCGTATCGGTATGTTCGCCAGACGTATCTCGCTCCTGCCAGAATTTTTCTAGAAACGATCCGAGGGTTCTAACGACTTTGGCGGGTTTTCCATTCCGGCTGGCATAGATGACAGCGGGGTTTCCTTCAACAATAATGTGGCAAGAGGTTTCGGTCATTGCATCTTACACTCAGCAGCAAAACGTCTGGTTAGCTACATTATTTAGTATGAAGGTAGATGGCCTCAATGGCGGCGGTATTTTGCTAACGGAGGCAGCTTCGTGACCGCCTAAGCTGGGGTAATCGGTTTTCGTATCAATCCATCATGATGTGGTGAGGGGGTAACGCGCGTGAATGCATCAGAACAAGCAACAAACGTGACGGTTGCCAGTAAAATTGCAGCCGTCGTGAACTTGTTCAAATCGGAATTTCCTGATATTCGAGCCGATCTCAAGCCTTGGATGAATGATGAGGAAACTCGGGAGTTGGTGGATCCGGAGTCTATTGACCTAGGGTTTCACTTTCCAGGGGTGAGCCGGTCTGCCCAAAGCCGCAGTTTATTGGTGCAAATTCGCCTCGGGCAGGGCTCGCTCTCCACAACGCCTCGGGTGATTGGGGTGGATGTGGTGGGGTTTGATCATCGCGGTAAGCAGTGGCAGCTTTCGACGATCGACCACTGGCAGTTTGTCGGCAATACCACCCCTGCCCCGGCGGTGGCGGAGAAACTCAAGCGGTTTTGCTGTCAGGTGTTTGATGTCTTCAACGGATCGCAGATGGCATCCTAGCGGGTGAGGATTCGAGGCGTGACGATCGCTACGCTAGCGCAGGATATCGCCTGCAGCTAAGACTGC
Coding sequences:
- a CDS encoding peptidylprolyl isomerase, coding for MTRAIMETAKGTITIEFFDADAPNTVANFVKLSEDGFYDGLSFHRVIPDFMIQGGCPKGTGTGGPGYEIKCEINSNKHMAGSLSMAHRGRDTGGSQFFICHSPQPHLDGVHTVFGQTQDMDVVNAIRQGDKILSVKIEK
- the argJ gene encoding bifunctional ornithine acetyltransferase/N-acetylglutamate synthase, giving the protein MAAWQVISGGVTAPKGYRASGIVAGMKPSGLPDLALIVSDVEAIAAGVFTTSCVRAACVDYCRQLLEAKPAARAILCNSGQANAGTGSQGWDDAIASAQAVAQVLGCEADAVLLASTGVIGQRIKMEQLQAGVPKVAAQLSETGSDQAALAIMTTDLVPKVCALETQVGDRPVRMGGIAKGSGMIHPNMATMLSFITCDATVSPHIWQEMLGRAVDKSFNQITVDGDTSTNDCVIALANGQSRTPAITTLNAEAETLEAMLTEVCMTLAKAIVRDGEGATCLVEVTVSGASSDEAARKIARTIAGSSLVKSAIFGRDPNWGRIAAAAGRAGVSFNQDDLRISLGDTLLLDYGQPLPFDRAAASAYLTAAAESADPDANTVHINVGVGTGAGHGVAWGCDLSYDYVKINAEYTT
- a CDS encoding glycosyl hydrolase 108 family protein; translated protein: MDLQAIASGQVTYTVTQLRSNTALVRSLQSALNLMGFPVGPSDGLWGSRTEAAYREFTDYFGFRPNELSPRVARFIINSTGMQPAPPPAPPAPPPPAPPPPAPPPPAPPTGNHFTEALQFSLRWEGGFVDHPADIGGATNKGVTTGTYNEYRRRKGLPTQSVRLITQTEVEDIYRSMYWTPSNSQLMVRPLAIVHFDTAVNFGVGGATLFLQETLGVPADGGFGPITRGALDRSNTAATARRYVQNRIDYRYLRVRQNPSQSVFLNGWLNRDNDLMNYISRM